The genomic region CGTCACGTGGGAGGCGGCGCCCTCGACTCGTATGCCGTGGCTTGTGCCGTGGCCATTCGCGTCGAGGTTGTCCATCAGCAGCCGCGCGCCCGGCGCGAACTCCACCGTGACGTTCGACAGGCCCGCGAGCAGGAGCGCCGCGTCGCCGGCCGGGTGCTGCTGAGCGAACCGATAGTCACCGTCCGGAAAGTAGAGGTGCCCACCCGACGTCAACGCTGCTTCGGCGGCTTTGATGGCGGCCGAGTCATCGGTGATGCCGTCTCCGACCGCGCCATAATCCTTGACGTTGATAACGGCGGAGACGGCCCCGGCTGGCATCGCGGTCGACGTCGCCGATTGACCACCCGCGTCGGCGGCCACGGTGTCGACGAACTCGCGGCGCACCCAGGCCAGGACGAGCCATGAGATCGGAGATTCCACCGGCGTGGTCCCATCGGCAATGTTGAATGCGCTGAGCAACGTCGCCACGATTCCGCCGGGGGTCGGCGAGACCCGCGCAGGGACAACGGAATCGAGTACCGGCGGGGAATGTTGCGCCTGGGTGTCGGATTCAGGGCTTGATTCGATCGATACGGGGACATCGATCGGCGGGACCGATCCGCTCCCTCCAGGGGTGTCGGCGGTGGTTGCCGTTGGTCCCTCGATCTCGACGGCCGCGATCGGATCTGCGCCGTCGCCCTCAGCTGACCGAGCCGATCCTCGAGGTGCTGGAGCGGGGGTCCAGTCAGCGGAACCGGACCCGTGGCGGTCAGCGCCGTCATGATCGTTTCGACCGATGGTGTCCCGTACGGCCGCTGCGGCCTCCAGAAGGTCCTCGGCAGGTGTCGCCGGCGACTCTTTGTCGGCCTCATCATCCGCACGAACAGCAGACGTCGCGTCGACATCTGGCTCGCTTGATTCCTGTGGGTCAGTGCCATCACCTGTGGCGTCCGCACCGCCGCTTGGCGGTGCAGAGGGTGAGGAGTCAGGTCTGTGCGCCGGCCTTGCGCCTGTCGACGCGGAGGTTGCCGCGCCCGACGATGCACCAGGCTCCGATGAGTCCGACGTTGACGGTTCGGCTACGGCGACGCCCTGACCGCTCACGAGAATTAGCCCGATGCCGGCTGCAGCCACCATTCCGCCGATACGACACACATGGTTCTTCACCGGTCACGGCCCCCGTCATTCGTCACTCACCGAAATGGTGTGCACACCATAGCCCGCAGCAACCACACCACCAGACGCAAAATCGCACGGAAACCATGGGTTTCCGTGCGATTTCATGTCTGCTCGCGCAGGGGTGTTACTTGGCGCGCTCCAGAACCTCGACGAGGCGCCAGCGCTTCGTCGCCGACAGCGGCCGGGTCTCCATCAACGAGACGCGGTCGCCGATGCCGGCGTCGCTGTTCTCGTCGTGCGCCTTGACCTTGGTGGTGGTCCGGATGATCTTGCCGTAGAGCGGGTGGCTCTTGCGCGATTCCAGTTCGACCACAATGGTCTTCTGCATCTTGTCACTCACCACGTAGCCGATGGCGGTCTTGCGGCTGCCGCGCGGCTTCTCGGTGCGAGGGGTGTGCTTCGGCCCCTTGGTCTCTGCCATTACGAATCCTCACCTACGGGCCCGGAAGCCAGGCCCAACTCACGTTCGCGCAGCACGGTGTACACACGCGCAATCTCCTGTCGGACCACACGGAGCCGACGGTTGTTGGCGAGCTGGCCGGTCGCCATCTGGAAGCGAAGGTTGAAAAGCTCTTCCTTCGACTCACGCAGACGGCTGGTCAGCTCGTCATCGGTCATCTCGCGCAGTTCACCAGGCGCGGTTCCCACTGCCATCAGAACTGGTCCTCTCTGGTAACGATGCGTGCCTTGATCGGCAACTTGTGAATCGCACGCGTCAGAGCTTCCCGAGCGACCTTCTCGTCCGGGTAGCTCAGCTCGAACAGCACGCGTCCGGGCTTGACGTTGGCGACCCACCACTCCGGCGAACCCTTACCGGAACCCATGCGAGTCTCGGCGGGCTTCTTGGTCAGCGGCCGGTCCGGGAAGATGTTGATCCAGACCTTGCCGCCACGCTTGATGTGCCGGTTGATGGCGATACGAGCGGACTCGATCTGCCGGTTGGTGATGTAGGCATGGCCCAGGGCCTGGATGCCGTAGTCACCGAAGCTCACCTCGGTGCCACCGCTGGCGATACCGCGCTGCCGGGGGTGGTGCTGCTTGCGGTGCTTGACCTTGCGGGGAATCAACATGATTTAGCTCTCCGTGCTCTCAGCGGTCGGCGCTTCAGCAGCGGCGGCCGTGTCAGCGGCGGGCGTCTCCTCGGTGGCCGCACGGCCCGCTTCGGTGCTCGTCGCCGTGGTGCCCGACGCGCCACTACGGCGCGGGCGGGTGCCTGCCGGACGATCCCGACGCGGACGCTCGGCGCCTGCGGGAGCGGCGGCGGTCAGCTCACGCTTGCCACCGACGATGTCGCCCTTGTAGATCCAGACCTTGACACCAATGCGACCGAAGGTCGTCTTGGCCTCGTACAGGCCGTAGTCAATGTCGGCGCGCAGCGTGTGCAGCGGCACGCGACCTTCGCGGTAGAACTCCGAGCGGCTCATCTCCGCGCCGCCGAGGCGACCGGAGCACTGCACCCGGATGCCCTTGACGTTGGGCTGACGCATCGCCGACTGGATCGCCTTGCGCATTGCGCGACGGAACGCCACGCGGTTGCTCAGCTGCTCGGCGACACCCTGGGCTACCAACTGCGCAACGGACTCGGGGTTCTTCACCTCGAGGATGTTGAGCTGAACCTGCTTGCCGGTCAGCTTCTCCAGGTCGGTACGGATGCGGTCGGCCTCGGTGCCGCGGCGACCGATCACGATGCCCGGGCGCGCGGTGTGGATGTCGACGCGAACTCGGTCCCGAGTCCGCTCGATCTCCACGTCGGCGATGCCGGCGCGCTCGAGGCCCGTGGCCAGCAGACGACGGATCGCCACGTCTTCCTTGACGTAATCCGCGTACTGCTTGTCGGCATACCACCGGGACTTCCAGTCGGTCGTGATGCCGAGTCGGAAGCCGTGGGGGTTGATCTTCTGGCCCACTACTCCGAGCCTCCCTTCGCGTCGGACGCCTCGGTAGTTGTGGCCTTCGGCGACGCCTTCGTGGCAGCCGCCTTGCTGCCCTGCGCACGGCGTGCGCGAGCGGTCGAAGCCGATGCACCGCGGCTGCTGCTGCCCCGGCTGGGACGGCTCTCGACGATCACGGTGATGTGGCTGGTGCGCTTGCGGATACGGAACGCACGCCCCTGGGCGCGCGGTCGGATCCGCTTGGCGGTCGGGCCCTCGTCGGCGTGGATGGTGGCCACCACGAGGGTGGCCGGGTCCAGCCCGTCGTTGTTCTGCGCGTTGGCCGCCGCACTGGCGATGACCTTGGCCA from Mycolicibacterium sp. YH-1 harbors:
- the rpmC gene encoding 50S ribosomal protein L29, giving the protein MAVGTAPGELREMTDDELTSRLRESKEELFNLRFQMATGQLANNRRLRVVRQEIARVYTVLRERELGLASGPVGEDS
- the rplP gene encoding 50S ribosomal protein L16, giving the protein MLIPRKVKHRKQHHPRQRGIASGGTEVSFGDYGIQALGHAYITNRQIESARIAINRHIKRGGKVWINIFPDRPLTKKPAETRMGSGKGSPEWWVANVKPGRVLFELSYPDEKVAREALTRAIHKLPIKARIVTREDQF
- the rpsQ gene encoding 30S ribosomal protein S17 — encoded protein: MAETKGPKHTPRTEKPRGSRKTAIGYVVSDKMQKTIVVELESRKSHPLYGKIIRTTTKVKAHDENSDAGIGDRVSLMETRPLSATKRWRLVEVLERAK
- the rpsC gene encoding 30S ribosomal protein S3, with protein sequence MGQKINPHGFRLGITTDWKSRWYADKQYADYVKEDVAIRRLLATGLERAGIADVEIERTRDRVRVDIHTARPGIVIGRRGTEADRIRTDLEKLTGKQVQLNILEVKNPESVAQLVAQGVAEQLSNRVAFRRAMRKAIQSAMRQPNVKGIRVQCSGRLGGAEMSRSEFYREGRVPLHTLRADIDYGLYEAKTTFGRIGVKVWIYKGDIVGGKRELTAAAPAGAERPRRDRPAGTRPRRSGASGTTATSTEAGRAATEETPAADTAAAAEAPTAESTES
- the rplV gene encoding 50S ribosomal protein L22, which gives rise to MTTTTEFPSAVAKARFVHVSASKARRVIDLVRGKSVTEALDILRWAPQAASEPVAKVIASAAANAQNNDGLDPATLVVATIHADEGPTAKRIRPRAQGRAFRIRKRTSHITVIVESRPSRGSSSRGASASTARARRAQGSKAAATKASPKATTTEASDAKGGSE